In Anopheles bellator chromosome 2, idAnoBellAS_SP24_06.2, whole genome shotgun sequence, the genomic stretch CAACAAGATAATTGTCCACGAATGGGCAATAAATTGTGTGCCCAAATAAGAGGGTGTCAGTATGATCatgttggttgattggttgatCATGAAACAATTCGTTCGTGTGATTAATGGTTTCCGTGTGAGATGAGATAGAAAATTGTCCTTCATTTTGATCTTTTGCACCTTGAGAACGTATCGAAGACCTTCGGAGTGCATCACCAAGTTGTTATTTTTGGATATTCAAAGCAACTTATTTATTCTCGGAAAATAATATGTAGAGCAACAGTAGAAGTTCATAACTGAACACTGCAACGTTAAATCACACCGATCACGAGAAAAATAGAACATCCCTCATCGAGTTGCTTTCTTCCGGTGACGCAACGTCGAAGCTAAGCGAACCTTCGATGTCGTTCAATTCGTTGGAATGAAATTTGGCCAACAGTTGATTGCTGCCGAGAAACGAGGGTACAATCAAGAACATTACCTCGTAGTGTCCATTCCCTTCAATCGCTTCAACCTagagaatggaaaaaagaggTTTTAGAACACCATTGCGTAACCCGGAATCATATAACCTACCGGAATGGAGAGGGTTTTGCATAGCCCAGAGCATTCGATGTTCAGGACCCCGCTGGTCACCGGTATAGGCAGTGGATTGCGGAACGAGGCAATCACCTTCACCGAGGATCGATAGATCGCATCACTGTTGAGCTGCAACTGCACGTCCGGCTTCCGGAGCCGATAGTCTTCCTGGGAAAAGTATTCAAAGTCCACCCCGTTGACGGTGGCAAAACTGGTGACCTTAAAGATGGCCTCGTTCATGCCCGACTCGTAGTAGTCATCGAATGCGATCGGTACCTCCACCGTTTCCTCACCGTTCGGATCGAGCACCAACGAAAATGGATGGCTTATGAtggttttgatgtttttacCCGTGTACAGGATATGGTTGAGATGgatccggccaccgacggtgTACGAATCCGCGAGGGAAATGTTTCTTATGCGTAGAGCGATACGGAACGCATCACCCATCAGCGCTTGATCGTCGAGGACCAGCTCGAACTCTACGTCTTTGCCCTGGTGCTTGATCGATACACGGTCGTCTACGTCAACCAGTTTGAGATAGTGCTTGGTGAGGCAGCTTTGGCCGAGCTTCAGGGCTCGCAGCATCGAAATGGTGGCCTCGGACGACTGTTCACCGCACTTGTAGTTCTGCGTGATGTCCTCCCGCTGGTCGCTTCCGATCGCTTTGGTGCTAATGAACTGTCCGATCCCGGTGGTGTCCTTCTGGATCAACTGGAGCGCTTTGCTTGGTCCACGGTAACGCCAAAACACTTTGTCCGCGTTGACTTCGGCGAACACAAAGTCACTGTCGTACAGTACGTTCACCTGGCCGTTCTTGatcgcggccaccggagccggtCCGAGTTTGTAGGATCCGTCGGAAAATTCCTGCGGTGTACCGTCGATCACTTGCCACCCGTAGTACTCCGGGGTGCCCAGATCGGCACGCTTCAGCCAGACCTCGTTCCACACGTGATAGTTCCAGACGGAGTCACGTGAAAAGTTGCGCATGACGTTGCCCTCCTCGTCCAGGTACACGTCGATCGTGAGGGACGCCTCAGTGTCGTGTGCCGAAGAAAAGGTTGTCACGATACGGCACGGAATACCGAGCGCACGGCAGAGGGTACCCAGGACCCCGGCAAAAACCCAGCACTGCCCGTACGGGACCGGACTCTGGGTTGCGTAGTACTGCTGCAGGATCTTGACCGAGCCGGTCCACGTCGTGGGTGCCGTACCGTTCTCGTACTTACCACTCCAATTACCGGCCACAACTCCATAGTTATCGTTGCTGTTTACCACACCCGACAGGGCCCGGCATACCTTGACCGGATTGCCACGGAACGTGGCCGATAGTCGCGCGACACGGCCCAACAGCATGAGCGTGCAGTCGAGAATGTCTTCTTCGTACTGTCCCAGTTTCCATTGGGTGGCGTAAAAGCTACGCTCGTTGCCTTTCCACAGCATGGTCATATCCTCGAGCACGTACTCTCTTCGTTGATCTTCGTCTGTCGACCGgagtagaaaaaaaggacTAAGCACGGCCCTGAAACCACCGGCGAGCTACTCTTACCCTCGAGAAATACGGGATCGCTTTCGCACCACGGATTGAACAGCAAGTAGAACGGCTGATCAAGCTGATAGACGACGGCTTCGGCTTGGGGCACCCCAGATTTCACGTTCACCGACAGTGTCCACCTTGAAACGGATGCATTCGGGGATGTCTTTATCGCAATGAGATGCTCGAATACATTTCCTTCAATCGGACGCACGGCCTCCAGTTTGGCCGACCAATCGGAATCGTGATCTTCCACGTCCGCGGTGTCCTCGGTTTGCAGCAACAGATACACGACCgtaccgtggccgtggctgaTCCACTCttcatcgatcggatcgaccgAAAGGACGAGCGAAATGGCATCGGCTTTCGCTTTAATCTGCCGATTGCAGACGAGTTTCACCACAAAATCCTGCCCCCGACGTACGATCAGCCGGGGCGCTGATCGATGCATAAGCTGAAACTTGTCCGTCCGATGGTTGGCACCGTTCTCACTGGGGCAGGTGTCAATTTTCTCTACAAGCAGCTCACCCAACTCGTCGTCCAGCTCAATCTGGTTGTCCTGGTCTGGAAGCACATCGTTATGGTGATCGTTATCACGCAAACGGCTCGTTAACATTCGCACGATCGTCCCGGAAAGTCCCAAGTGACACCACTTTGGCTTACCTGCGGCTTCTGGCCAGAACGGAAAGGGTAGGGCGTGTGGGGTCGACACTTCCATTGTGGTTCCTCTGGTCAATCGATAGCACTCTGTGGAAACGCGATGATCCGCGGCGAAAGATCGTCAATCACCTCGGAGGCGTGACTTGGAACTAAAGCACTGGCCGGTGGCGTTCGGTTCATTTATATATATTGTCCGCATGTTCGCGATGGACCCGGCATCGCGCATCCCGCTTCGCTGAGTCACAGGGTGGCGTTCCGGACCGTCTAttattaaatcaaacattcaCACCACCAACAGATAGCGCGGCCCGCTCAACAATATCTCCTTTCTGGCCGGGTTTTTTCGAGGATGATATGAGGCGTCGGGTGGGCCTGCCGACGGGCGGTCCTCAAAATGCTGACAGTTCGTCATGGTAGTGACGTTATTTCGTCAAGCCGGCATTCCACGAATACCAACAATCAAAGAGTGAATGACCACGCGAATGCTAAACGAGCCGCGGGCAACCGAGAATGAGGTCCTCTGGGGCCCCAGGGTGCGTAACACTGCATTGGTCGTTATCAATGATTCGCCATCTCGCATTTACTATAGGCCTTGGCGTAGGCTAATGTTTACGAAACATTGGTTGTAGCCGAATAATTTTCACTAACGATTTTGTGCCAAGTTTACCAGGTGTCCATTCCCCACATTGGCAAGTTTTGGTCGACCATAAATTTAACACTTATCAGCAGAAAAGTTTATGTTGAAGTTTTCGCCTTCGAACGCTTGTTTTTCGCTTAACCGATTTACTATGCTTCACCGATACTAATGGAGCCGATAACATTGATCGGAGCACTATAAAAGTGGAGCTCGCTGGGCCCGGAAAGTTCGTaacggccccaaaaaagggtgGCCT encodes the following:
- the LOC131208334 gene encoding annulin-like encodes the protein MEVSTPHALPFPFWPEAADQDNQIELDDELGELLVEKIDTCPSENGANHRTDKFQLMHRSAPRLIVRRGQDFVVKLVCNRQIKAKADAISLVLSVDPIDEEWISHGHGTVVYLLLQTEDTADVEDHDSDWSAKLEAVRPIEGNVFEHLIAIKTSPNASVSRWTLSVNVKSGVPQAEAVVYQLDQPFYLLFNPWCESDPVFLEDEDQRREYVLEDMTMLWKGNERSFYATQWKLGQYEEDILDCTLMLLGRVARLSATFRGNPVKVCRALSGVVNSNDNYGVVAGNWSGKYENGTAPTTWTGSVKILQQYYATQSPVPYGQCWVFAGVLGTLCRALGIPCRIVTTFSSAHDTEASLTIDVYLDEEGNVMRNFSRDSVWNYHVWNEVWLKRADLGTPEYYGWQVIDGTPQEFSDGSYKLGPAPVAAIKNGQVNVLYDSDFVFAEVNADKVFWRYRGPSKALQLIQKDTTGIGQFISTKAIGSDQREDITQNYKCGEQSSEATISMLRALKLGQSCLTKHYLKLVDVDDRVSIKHQGKDVEFELVLDDQALMGDAFRIALRIRNISLADSYTVGGRIHLNHILYTGKNIKTIISHPFSLVLDPNGEETVEVPIAFDDYYESGMNEAIFKVTSFATVNGVDFEYFSQEDYRLRKPDVQLQLNSDAIYRSSVKVIASFRNPLPIPVTSGVLNIECSGLCKTLSIPVEAIEGNGHYEVMFLIVPSFLGSNQLLAKFHSNELNDIEGSLSFDVASPEESNSMRDVLFFS